One genomic window of Glycine soja cultivar W05 chromosome 9, ASM419377v2, whole genome shotgun sequence includes the following:
- the LOC114425553 gene encoding alcohol dehydrogenase-like 6, producing the protein MSSPQVITCKAAVAWRAGEALVMEEVEVSPPQPMEIRIKVVSTSLCRSDLSAWESHAIFPRIFGHEASGIVESVGQGVTEFKEGDHVLTVFIGECMSCRQCTSGKSNTCQILGLERRGLMHSDQKTRFSLKGKPVYHYCAVSSFSEYTVVHSGCAVKVSPLAPLEKICLLSCGVAAGLGAAWNVADVSKGSTVVIFGLGTVGLSVAQASKLRGASRIIGVDNNPQKCENAKAFGVTEVVDPNSYKEPIAQVIKRITDGGADFSFECVGDTDMITTALQSCCDGWGLTVTLGVPKVKPEMSAHYGLLLMGRTLKGSLFGGWKPKSDLPSLVEKYLNKEIQIDDYITHNLSFDDINKAFNLMKEGECLRCVIHMPR; encoded by the exons ATGTCTTCCCCTCAAGTCATTACCTGCAAAG CTGCAGTGGCATGGAGAGCTGGGGAAGCATTGGTGATGGAGGAAGTAGAAGTGAGTCCTCCCCAACCAATGGAGATTAGGATTAAGGTTGTCTCCACCTCTCTCTGTCGCAGTGATCTCTCCGCTTGGGAATCTCAT GCCATATTTCCTCGCATATTTGGCCACGAAGCATCAGG GATTGTTGAGAGTGTGGGACAGGGAGTGACTGAATTCAAAGAGGGGGACCATGTGCTAACAGTATTCATTGGAGAATGCATGTCATGCAGGCAGTGCACATCTGGAAAAAGTAACACTTGCCAAATTTTGGGATTGGAAAGGAGGGGTTTAATGCATAGTGATCAGAAGACACGCTTCTCATTAAAAGGGAAGCCTGTTTACCATTATTGTGCAGTTTCAAGTTTCAGTGAATATACAGTAGTCCATTCTGGATGTGCTGTGAAAGTCAGCCCCCTTGCACCTCTTGAGAAAATATGTCTTCTGAGCTGTGGGGTTGCTGCAG GTCTTGGTGCAGCATGGAATGTTGCTGATGTGTCAAAAGGATCAACTGTGGTGATTTTTGGTCTTGGAACTGTTGGCCTATCT GTTGCTCAAGCTTCCAAACTAAGAGGTGCATCTCGAATAATTGGTGTGGACAACAATCCACAGAAGTGTGAAAATG CCAAAGCTTTTGGGGTTACTGAAGTTGTTGATCCGAATTCCTACAAAGAACCTATAGCTCAG GTTATTAAGCGCATTACTGATGGTGGGGCAGATTTCTCGTTTGAATGTGTAGGTGACACTGATATGATAACCACTGCATTGCAGTCATGCTGTGAT GGATGGGGTTTGACTGTAACACTTGGTGTGCCAAAGGTGAAGCCTGAGATGTCTGCTCATTATGGGCTACTCCTAATGGGAAGAACATTGAAAGGATCTCTATTTGGAGGATGGAAACCTAAATCTGATCTTCCTTCATTAGTAGAGAAGTATCTCAACAAG GAAATCCAGATTGATGACTACATAACACACAATTTGTCATTTGATGACATTAACAAAGCTTTCAATCTCATGAAGGAAGGGGAGTGTCTGCGTTGTGTTATCCACATGCCAAGATAA